The Gymnodinialimonas sp. 57CJ19 genome includes a window with the following:
- a CDS encoding Lin0512 family protein: MSEQRFIIEMGMGNDQYGQDYTKAAARAIEDAIRHSAIPMFEATGLSSDQMRVQVTVGVQAPERVDCAALAENLPRGQATVTAVQGGLDVTNPDTGKVLVIASAAVEAFLPKQAEKAS; the protein is encoded by the coding sequence ATGAGCGAGCAGCGTTTCATCATCGAAATGGGCATGGGCAACGATCAATATGGCCAAGATTACACCAAGGCTGCCGCCCGCGCGATTGAAGATGCCATCCGCCATTCCGCCATCCCGATGTTCGAGGCAACGGGCCTGTCGTCGGACCAGATGCGGGTGCAGGTCACGGTGGGGGTGCAGGCGCCCGAGCGTGTCGATTGCGCGGCGCTGGCCGAGAACCTGCCACGGGGCCAAGCGACGGTGACAGCGGTGCAAGGTGGGTTGGACGTGACGAACCCTGACACCGGCAAGGTGTTGGTCATCGCCTCTGCCGCGGTAGAGGCGTTCTTGCCGAAACAGGCCGAGAAGGCCTCCTGA
- a CDS encoding molybdopterin cofactor-binding domain-containing protein has protein sequence MSKLKTFTRRAFLVGSAAVAGGVAFGAYLVVRDPENPNLQNLPEGAASFNPWVRIDASGVTLITPHVDIGQGAVSMQAALIAEEMDLEWGGFNVDFGRPAPAYWNTAMAADGAPVLPWDDSFGARAMRSTMGGLLKVMGMQGTGGSSSTPDSFVKLREAGAMARETLKSAASARTGVAVANLRTEAGAVHLPDGTAISYTDLAAEAAQIDPVQDTPLRDPSTWRLIGHDMPRLDIEAKSTGQPMYGIDLELPGMVRASVRVNPRKGGSLNGFDATAAEAMPGVEQILEIPGGVAVIATNTWYAMQALDAISYDWGPADYPAEQAAHWAALEDSFTEETLDKEWLNSGDVEADMPGAEVLEAEYRAPYVAHQPLEPLNAIVLVEDDSVQVWTGHQMPRFLQQQVAAITGHDADQVVFHNQYAGGSFGHRLEFDYVKQATRVAMQLRGTPVKIIYSRESDFAQDFPRQITMGRARGAVRDGQVISYDTQIAAPSAMRSQMARLGQPLPGPDGQLAAGIWQQPYGFENVRMRGYAVEGLSPVSSWRSVGASANGFVGEGFLDELIHAAGADPLAERIRLCTLDDVSRRVLEAVGEMSNWGEALPEGTGRGVALVHSFGVPCAEVVEVTNTENGIRLDRVWVAADVGRVVDPVNFENIVKGGVIWGLGHAMNCEITYTDGIADQTNFHSHEGMRMHQVPEIFVRGLENGGVRGIGEPPVPPAAPALANAIFAATGQRLREMPFWNHVDFV, from the coding sequence ATGAGCAAGCTCAAGACCTTCACCCGCCGCGCCTTCCTTGTCGGCTCTGCCGCTGTTGCAGGGGGCGTCGCCTTTGGCGCGTATCTGGTTGTTCGCGATCCAGAAAACCCAAACCTTCAGAACCTGCCCGAGGGGGCCGCGTCGTTCAATCCATGGGTGCGCATTGACGCCTCTGGCGTGACGCTAATCACCCCGCACGTCGATATCGGGCAAGGGGCCGTGTCCATGCAGGCCGCCTTGATTGCCGAAGAAATGGATCTGGAATGGGGCGGGTTCAATGTCGATTTCGGCCGCCCTGCCCCGGCCTATTGGAACACGGCCATGGCCGCAGATGGCGCGCCGGTTCTGCCTTGGGATGACAGCTTTGGCGCACGTGCCATGCGATCTACGATGGGCGGTCTGCTGAAGGTTATGGGGATGCAGGGCACCGGCGGCTCGTCCTCTACGCCCGATAGTTTCGTGAAACTGCGTGAAGCTGGCGCGATGGCCCGCGAGACGCTGAAAAGCGCGGCCAGCGCGCGCACGGGCGTTGCCGTGGCTAATCTGCGCACCGAAGCGGGGGCGGTTCACCTGCCCGACGGCACGGCGATTTCTTATACCGACCTTGCCGCTGAAGCCGCGCAGATTGATCCGGTGCAAGACACGCCGCTGCGCGACCCATCCACGTGGCGCCTGATCGGCCATGATATGCCGCGCCTTGATATTGAAGCGAAATCCACCGGCCAGCCGATGTATGGCATCGACCTGGAGCTACCGGGCATGGTGCGGGCCAGCGTGCGGGTGAACCCGCGCAAGGGGGGCTCCCTGAACGGGTTTGACGCCACGGCGGCCGAGGCGATGCCCGGCGTGGAGCAGATCCTGGAGATCCCCGGCGGCGTTGCGGTGATTGCCACCAATACGTGGTACGCCATGCAGGCGCTCGATGCGATTTCCTACGACTGGGGCCCTGCTGATTATCCGGCAGAGCAAGCCGCCCATTGGGCAGCTCTGGAGGATAGTTTCACCGAGGAAACCCTCGACAAGGAATGGCTCAACAGCGGCGATGTGGAGGCCGATATGCCCGGCGCCGAGGTGCTGGAGGCCGAATACCGCGCCCCCTATGTGGCACACCAACCACTAGAGCCGCTGAACGCCATCGTGCTGGTGGAAGACGACAGCGTGCAGGTCTGGACCGGCCACCAGATGCCCCGCTTCCTGCAACAACAGGTGGCCGCCATTACCGGCCATGACGCGGACCAAGTGGTATTCCACAACCAATATGCGGGCGGCTCGTTCGGACATCGACTGGAGTTTGACTACGTCAAACAGGCCACCCGTGTTGCGATGCAGCTACGTGGCACCCCAGTTAAGATTATTTACAGTCGAGAATCGGATTTCGCACAAGATTTTCCAAGGCAAATCACCATGGGCCGTGCCCGAGGTGCGGTGCGCGATGGGCAGGTCATCAGCTACGACACGCAGATCGCGGCCCCTTCTGCCATGCGCTCGCAGATGGCCCGCCTCGGCCAGCCGCTGCCCGGGCCTGATGGCCAGCTTGCTGCTGGTATCTGGCAGCAGCCCTACGGGTTTGAGAATGTGCGCATGCGCGGCTACGCGGTCGAGGGGCTTTCGCCCGTCTCGTCGTGGCGGTCGGTCGGGGCCTCGGCCAACGGCTTTGTCGGCGAAGGCTTTCTGGATGAGTTGATCCACGCCGCCGGGGCCGACCCGCTGGCAGAACGCATACGTCTTTGCACCTTGGACGACGTGAGCCGCCGCGTTCTGGAAGCCGTCGGAGAGATGTCCAACTGGGGCGAGGCACTGCCCGAAGGCACGGGCCGCGGCGTTGCTCTGGTGCATTCCTTCGGCGTTCCCTGCGCCGAGGTGGTCGAGGTGACCAACACCGAAAACGGCATCCGCCTGGACCGCGTCTGGGTCGCCGCAGATGTGGGCCGTGTCGTGGACCCGGTGAACTTCGAAAACATCGTGAAGGGCGGCGTCATCTGGGGCCTTGGCCACGCGATGAACTGCGAGATCACCTACACTGACGGCATTGCGGATCAGACGAATTTCCATTCTCACGAGGGGATGCGGATGCATCAGGTGCCCGAAATCTTCGTGCGTGGGTTGGAAAACGGCGGTGTGCGCGGGATCGGAGAACCCCCTGTTCCGCCTGCTGCCCCTGCCCTGGCGAACGCGATTTTTGCCGCCACCGGGCAGAGGTTGCGGGAAATGCCGTTCTGGAACCACGTCGATTTCGTCTGA
- a CDS encoding acyl-homoserine-lactone synthase, whose translation MNNQVIEALKRARYRVLSSDQDLEDVYRLRYNCYRAEKSIPANERQMMTDPFDETPNCVHVAVEYDGEIFAAVRLHLLSQLSYASPTLEVFPEIMDDINLSKTALDSTRFVIDPAARKRRVPLHFLALRIPFLATMFYDIDLALAPVRAEHSAFYRRYLGYEIVSEPRSYPGLKKPIQLLTAKVREQRAAVLARTPVFGPVDEVPHANIAFPELAGIYPSFRIANPKAA comes from the coding sequence ATGAATAATCAAGTCATCGAAGCACTCAAACGCGCTCGCTACCGGGTGCTGAGCTCGGACCAAGACCTCGAGGACGTGTACCGCCTGCGCTACAATTGTTACCGCGCCGAAAAGTCCATTCCCGCGAATGAGCGGCAGATGATGACGGACCCGTTCGACGAAACCCCGAACTGCGTCCACGTCGCGGTTGAATACGACGGAGAGATCTTCGCCGCTGTCCGGCTGCATCTTTTGTCCCAGCTTTCCTATGCCTCTCCGACGCTGGAAGTCTTCCCCGAGATCATGGACGACATCAATCTTAGTAAAACGGCGCTGGATTCGACCCGTTTCGTGATCGACCCTGCCGCCCGCAAGCGCCGCGTTCCGTTGCACTTTCTTGCGCTGCGCATCCCGTTCCTTGCCACGATGTTCTATGACATCGACCTGGCCCTTGCCCCTGTGCGGGCCGAGCATTCGGCGTTTTACCGTCGGTACCTGGGGTACGAGATCGTGTCAGAACCTCGCAGCTATCCGGGCCTGAAGAAGCCGATCCAGCTTCTCACCGCCAAGGTGCGAGAGCAGCGCGCGGCCGTTCTTGCCCGCACCCCGGTGTTCGGCCCGGTGGACGAGGTGCCCCATGCCAACATCGCATTCCCCGAGCTTGCCGGGATCTATCCTTCCTTCAGGATCGCGAATCCAAAGGCTGCCTGA
- a CDS encoding HAMP domain-containing sensor histidine kinase — MQQLKTMWANRGDWFNSEGREQHIKDYITLANQLVWQRQVSFLGAAILTALYFDPYAIFTCYALVAITEMLDVILGRQSRSWDGEDPVMGGRILRRIARNTVLSSVAIGLFIVNIAFLQTSPGHFTPLFFLFSASVFAAMYNSQMVGILLLRLSVYAVAFLCIAFLDVVRFMPSFDSSIWLEFFTIIFVLYFIADISAKFYLSYKERLQQMKLIREENERTKAALEVKSRFLATVSHELRTPLTSIIGSLELINNDKLGTLPPNLKPVVGIATKNGQRLAALIEDLLDMQKIEAGELKFHFKPVDANDLVQDAVESTEGFASKLGIRVTTDFCQEDCKISGDRIRLIQVMGNLLSNAAKFSEEGDVVQVRVETIDDRVRISVQDEGSGIPSGARDCVFGKFSQVDSSNIRRVGGTGLGLNISKQIVERHNATIDYVSKLGVGTTFFVEFDRLHVDNATDDPSGKPLDHAA, encoded by the coding sequence ATGCAGCAGTTGAAAACAATGTGGGCAAACAGGGGCGATTGGTTCAACTCTGAAGGCCGTGAGCAGCACATCAAGGACTATATCACCCTTGCAAACCAACTGGTTTGGCAGCGGCAGGTCAGCTTTCTGGGGGCGGCAATTCTTACGGCGCTCTACTTTGACCCCTACGCGATCTTCACCTGCTACGCCTTGGTGGCGATCACCGAAATGCTTGATGTGATTCTGGGGCGTCAATCCCGGTCATGGGACGGCGAAGATCCGGTCATGGGAGGGCGCATTCTAAGGCGCATCGCCCGCAACACGGTTTTAAGCAGCGTCGCGATTGGCCTGTTCATCGTGAACATTGCATTCCTGCAAACGTCGCCCGGTCATTTCACGCCTCTGTTCTTCCTGTTCTCGGCCTCTGTCTTTGCGGCGATGTACAACAGCCAAATGGTTGGCATTCTTCTGCTTCGCCTGTCGGTCTATGCCGTTGCTTTCCTATGTATCGCGTTCCTTGATGTGGTGCGTTTCATGCCGTCTTTCGATTCCTCGATCTGGTTGGAATTCTTCACGATCATCTTCGTGCTCTACTTTATCGCCGACATTTCGGCGAAGTTTTACCTTAGCTACAAAGAGCGGCTTCAGCAGATGAAGCTGATCCGGGAAGAAAACGAGCGCACCAAAGCGGCCTTGGAGGTAAAATCCCGGTTTCTCGCGACTGTCAGCCACGAATTGCGCACACCTTTGACGTCGATCATCGGGTCGCTTGAATTGATCAACAACGACAAGCTCGGCACTTTGCCCCCCAACCTCAAACCCGTTGTGGGTATTGCGACCAAGAACGGCCAACGCCTTGCGGCCCTGATCGAAGACCTCCTCGATATGCAGAAGATTGAAGCAGGAGAACTGAAGTTCCACTTCAAACCAGTGGATGCGAACGACCTGGTGCAAGATGCGGTCGAATCCACGGAAGGGTTTGCCAGCAAACTGGGCATTCGCGTCACAACTGACTTCTGCCAAGAGGATTGCAAGATTTCCGGCGACCGAATCCGTCTGATCCAGGTGATGGGCAACTTGCTGTCCAATGCCGCGAAGTTCTCGGAAGAGGGGGACGTGGTGCAGGTGCGGGTGGAGACCATCGACGACCGTGTCCGCATCTCGGTGCAAGACGAAGGCTCGGGCATTCCAAGCGGCGCTCGGGATTGCGTCTTTGGCAAGTTCAGCCAAGTGGATTCGTCCAACATTCGCCGGGTAGGGGGCACGGGTCTTGGCCTTAATATCAGCAAGCAGATTGTCGAGAGGCACAACGCGACGATCGACTACGTCAGCAAGTTGGGGGTCGGGACCACGTTCTTCGTGGAGTTTGACCGCCTGCACGTTGACAACGCTACGGACGACCCTTCAGGGAAACCGCTGGACCACGCCGCCTGA
- a CDS encoding (2Fe-2S)-binding protein yields the protein MRLNVNGEVKEVDVAPDMPLLWVLREELNMPGTRYGCGVAQCGACTVHIDGQAMRSCQMPVGDLEGAQITTVEGLAQADTLHAVQQAWIDHQVAQCGYCQSGQIMQAADLLSTTPNPTDEDIDFAMSGNLCRCGTYPRIRAAIHAAARAMEG from the coding sequence ATGCGCTTGAACGTGAACGGTGAGGTAAAAGAGGTCGATGTCGCGCCAGACATGCCGCTTCTGTGGGTCTTGCGCGAAGAACTGAACATGCCGGGCACGCGCTATGGCTGCGGCGTCGCGCAATGTGGCGCTTGTACGGTTCATATCGACGGGCAAGCCATGCGGTCCTGTCAGATGCCAGTGGGCGACCTGGAAGGGGCGCAGATCACCACCGTGGAGGGGTTGGCACAGGCCGACACGCTGCACGCCGTGCAACAGGCCTGGATTGACCATCAGGTGGCCCAATGCGGCTACTGTCAAAGCGGGCAGATCATGCAGGCCGCCGACCTGCTGTCCACCACGCCGAACCCGACCGACGAAGATATTGATTTCGCCATGTCCGGCAACCTGTGCCGATGCGGCACCTACCCGCGTATCCGTGCTGCGATCCACGCCGCCGCCCGCGCGATGGAGGGTTAA
- a CDS encoding NAD(P)/FAD-dependent oxidoreductase, with translation MEDPPNPPQTCDVVIIGGGPAGSTMAARLAEMGLDVVLFDKDVHPRFHIGESLLPRNLPILSQLGVLDAVEAIAVKKFGADLALPDREDYRKFEFAEANPSHPHAFQVKRAEFDHLLLQNARKAGARVMEGVRVKDINFEPAESVNVTVDGAKPVWQARFVVDASGRDTFLAARMKTKERDPNHNSAAVFAHYQGVQRRPGTDAGNTSVTWFENGWFWTIPLSEGVDSVGVVCDPEFLRTRKGPLDEFLSETIASCPQMRHRMADAHPISMAQAAGNFSYKSNRMHGDRYLLIGDAYAFLDPMFSTGVYLAMESAMRGAEAVHTFLTEPETGRLKLDAHVISMERGLGRLSWFIYKFNTPATRKLFMSRLNPLNMRREVISLLAGDVFGRRSGGIGVPAFKLAHRLLSVVLR, from the coding sequence ATGGAAGACCCACCAAACCCGCCCCAGACCTGCGATGTCGTCATTATTGGCGGCGGTCCGGCTGGGTCGACCATGGCCGCCCGACTGGCGGAAATGGGGCTGGATGTCGTGCTGTTCGACAAAGACGTGCACCCAAGGTTCCACATTGGCGAAAGCCTTTTGCCCCGAAACCTGCCGATTCTTTCGCAGCTTGGCGTGCTAGACGCGGTCGAGGCGATCGCGGTCAAGAAGTTTGGGGCCGACCTTGCCCTGCCCGACCGCGAAGATTACCGAAAGTTCGAATTCGCCGAGGCCAACCCAAGTCACCCCCACGCTTTTCAGGTCAAGCGGGCAGAGTTTGACCACCTGCTGCTGCAAAACGCCCGCAAGGCCGGGGCCCGGGTCATGGAAGGGGTTCGGGTTAAGGACATTAACTTTGAGCCGGCTGAAAGCGTTAACGTGACAGTAGATGGGGCCAAGCCCGTTTGGCAGGCGCGGTTCGTGGTGGATGCCAGCGGGCGGGACACGTTTCTGGCCGCACGCATGAAGACGAAAGAGCGCGACCCAAACCACAACAGCGCCGCCGTGTTTGCCCACTACCAAGGCGTGCAAAGACGCCCCGGAACCGACGCAGGCAACACCAGTGTCACCTGGTTTGAGAACGGGTGGTTCTGGACGATCCCGCTGTCGGAAGGTGTCGATAGCGTGGGGGTCGTGTGTGACCCGGAATTCCTGAGGACCCGCAAAGGCCCCTTGGACGAGTTTCTGTCTGAAACCATCGCCTCTTGCCCGCAGATGCGCCACCGGATGGCCGACGCACATCCGATCTCCATGGCGCAAGCGGCGGGCAACTTTTCGTACAAATCCAATAGGATGCATGGAGACCGTTACCTGTTGATCGGCGATGCCTACGCCTTCTTGGACCCGATGTTCTCCACAGGTGTATATTTGGCGATGGAAAGCGCGATGCGGGGGGCAGAGGCCGTGCATACCTTCCTGACAGAGCCCGAAACAGGTCGCCTGAAGCTCGACGCGCATGTCATCAGCATGGAGCGCGGCTTGGGGCGGTTGTCGTGGTTTATCTACAAGTTCAACACGCCTGCGACGCGGAAACTTTTCATGTCGCGTCTCAACCCCCTGAACATGCGCAGAGAGGTCATCAGCCTGCTGGCCGGCGATGTCTTTGGGCGCAGGTCCGGCGGTATCGGGGTGCCCGCTTTCAAGCTGGCTCATCGGTTACTCAGCGTCGTGTTGCGATAG
- a CDS encoding isoprenylcysteine carboxylmethyltransferase family protein, which yields MTATYLFLGFIILQRLSELFIAKRNTARLLARGAYEVGAAHYPAMVAMHSAWIICLVVFGYDNSVAYGWLAIFAVLQVLRVWILGSLGSRWTTRVIILEEPLVVRGPFKYVSHPNYMLVVAEIIVAPMVLGLPWVALVFTVLNAAMLWVRIGVEHKALAPLR from the coding sequence GTGACCGCAACATATCTGTTCCTCGGCTTCATCATCCTGCAACGCCTGAGCGAGCTGTTCATCGCCAAACGCAATACCGCGCGTCTTCTGGCACGAGGCGCCTATGAAGTGGGGGCCGCGCATTACCCTGCCATGGTCGCCATGCATTCGGCCTGGATCATCTGCCTTGTTGTCTTTGGCTATGACAATTCGGTGGCTTACGGCTGGCTGGCCATCTTCGCGGTGCTACAGGTCTTGCGGGTGTGGATCTTGGGCAGTTTGGGCAGTCGCTGGACCACAAGGGTCATCATCTTGGAAGAGCCATTGGTCGTGCGCGGGCCGTTCAAATACGTGTCGCATCCCAACTACATGCTTGTGGTGGCCGAGATCATCGTCGCACCGATGGTACTGGGCCTGCCATGGGTAGCGCTGGTGTTCACCGTTCTGAACGCCGCGATGCTGTGGGTGCGGATCGGGGTGGAGCACAAGGCCCTCGCGCCCCTACGCTAG
- a CDS encoding Lin0512 family protein — protein sequence MAVKRLLTEFGMGSSLRRQDYTQAAERAVKGALWHNSINLAELFGKQKEEMQITVEVGVQNPDALETDKIAAIFPYGQVTVIPRQGGLDVPRNDGGKPTVIANVAISVALELGETP from the coding sequence ATGGCTGTAAAACGATTGCTGACGGAATTTGGCATGGGCAGTTCGCTGCGCCGCCAAGATTACACCCAAGCCGCTGAACGCGCTGTCAAAGGTGCTTTGTGGCACAACTCCATCAATCTGGCAGAGCTGTTCGGGAAGCAGAAGGAAGAGATGCAGATCACCGTAGAAGTCGGCGTTCAGAACCCCGATGCGTTGGAGACCGACAAGATCGCCGCGATCTTCCCCTATGGGCAGGTGACAGTCATTCCAAGACAGGGCGGGTTGGACGTGCCCCGCAATGATGGCGGCAAACCAACGGTCATCGCCAACGTCGCGATCTCTGTTGCCTTGGAACTGGGAGAAACCCCATGA
- a CDS encoding TetR/AcrR family transcriptional regulator yields the protein MTTRLSEKERQIAAAALRVFTRYGLKRTTMSDVAEEAGVVRQTLYNVFANKDEVIHGTLLYYTEMLRKTTLDAWKGESDLSIKLDLLFEHYIVASWDAVRATPDAGDLESGSHAAAERAMVAAEAALDNMLADLFAPHADALARNGQNVADFAPFVRAVLMGFKHKTRDRDALLKNLAAFKALVVLSTT from the coding sequence ATGACCACCAGACTGTCCGAAAAAGAACGCCAGATTGCCGCCGCCGCCCTGCGTGTGTTCACGCGTTATGGCCTGAAGCGGACGACGATGAGCGATGTCGCGGAAGAAGCCGGTGTTGTGCGCCAGACGCTCTATAACGTCTTTGCGAATAAGGACGAAGTGATCCACGGGACGTTGCTGTATTACACGGAAATGCTCCGCAAAACGACGTTGGACGCCTGGAAGGGCGAAAGCGATCTTTCAATCAAGCTCGACCTATTGTTCGAGCATTATATCGTCGCATCTTGGGATGCGGTCCGGGCGACGCCCGACGCCGGAGACCTCGAATCCGGTTCTCACGCAGCGGCCGAGCGGGCCATGGTCGCCGCAGAAGCTGCGCTTGATAACATGCTGGCCGATCTGTTCGCCCCCCATGCCGACGCCTTGGCGCGGAATGGGCAGAACGTGGCGGATTTCGCCCCGTTCGTACGCGCGGTCCTGATGGGGTTCAAACACAAGACGAGGGACCGCGATGCCCTCCTGAAAAATCTGGCGGCGTTCAAGGCCCTGGTCGTACTCTCCACCACCTGA
- a CDS encoding type III polyketide synthase — MTTPYLHGLSTALPPHCLSQDDVRERAAIIFGGKYPQFDRLAKSFETAGIDQRHSVVPIDWFSEDHGWEDRNAAFMVGAKAMYIEAARRALDAAGWQGADVDCVVSVCSTGLATPTLDAQVFSDMGFRQDIMRVPLFGLGCAGGVSGLSVAQSIAAGKPGARVLLVVVETCSLSFRADRLQKADIIAAVLFGDGSAAACVSTEKPKNGSVIALGQGHQTMWPDTLGIMGWDVDETGFGVVFDRSIPGFVTEEFAEAAQGALTAANLTHDQIDRYVCHPGGAKVVEAIEGALNLPQGSLVAERETLRAAGNMSAPTVMFVLQSVLDAGTTGQMMACALGPGFTASFLPFQVEAAA, encoded by the coding sequence ATGACGACACCCTATCTGCACGGCCTTTCTACCGCACTTCCGCCCCATTGCCTGTCGCAAGACGATGTGCGCGAACGCGCTGCGATTATTTTTGGCGGCAAATACCCGCAGTTTGACCGCCTCGCGAAATCCTTCGAGACGGCGGGCATTGACCAGCGCCACTCTGTCGTTCCGATCGACTGGTTCTCGGAGGATCACGGGTGGGAGGACCGCAATGCCGCTTTCATGGTTGGGGCGAAGGCAATGTATATCGAGGCCGCGCGACGCGCCCTTGACGCGGCGGGCTGGCAGGGTGCGGATGTGGATTGCGTCGTGTCCGTATGCTCGACCGGTTTGGCCACGCCGACGCTGGACGCTCAGGTCTTTTCAGACATGGGATTTCGCCAGGATATCATGCGCGTGCCGCTATTTGGCCTGGGCTGTGCGGGGGGCGTTTCGGGCCTGTCGGTGGCGCAATCCATCGCGGCGGGAAAGCCCGGCGCAAGGGTGCTGCTTGTGGTGGTCGAGACCTGCTCTCTCTCGTTTCGGGCGGACCGATTGCAGAAGGCAGACATCATCGCGGCGGTCCTGTTTGGCGACGGGTCTGCGGCGGCCTGCGTCAGCACGGAAAAGCCAAAGAACGGCAGCGTTATCGCGCTTGGGCAGGGGCATCAGACGATGTGGCCCGACACGCTTGGAATCATGGGGTGGGACGTGGACGAAACTGGTTTTGGCGTGGTCTTTGACCGCTCCATCCCCGGTTTCGTGACCGAGGAATTTGCCGAAGCCGCGCAGGGCGCATTGACCGCCGCAAACCTGACCCATGATCAGATTGACCGCTACGTCTGCCACCCCGGCGGGGCGAAGGTCGTGGAGGCCATTGAGGGCGCGTTGAACTTACCACAAGGCTCGCTGGTGGCGGAGCGGGAGACTCTGCGCGCTGCCGGAAACATGTCGGCGCCCACGGTGATGTTCGTGCTGCAATCGGTGCTGGACGCTGGCACCACGGGGCAAATGATGGCCTGCGCGTTGGGCCCCGGCTTCACGGCGTCATTCCTGCCGTTTCAGGTGGAGGCCGCCGCGTGA
- a CDS encoding methyltransferase domain-containing protein → MPSRAHADGAMPLDVYQSETADQSVRADWSAYATAYDLLSEHNPEYQAILASFDTFLASIETPKLIYDIGGGTGNYTERAAIACPDAEIHLAEPDPGMIAAAKAKMSAHPNITYDNVALESYSPSHQADLIVCVHAIYAMPNPQQRLKDLRRLLRPGGWLFLVDLGRDMDVADWRRYLFRSIKAKHGLLGALRIFWQGREIAKQNSAIYDAQQKGVYWTHSAEELASAVTAAGFEIHREDTVYRGYSDLLVCRAPVGTGEDDHE, encoded by the coding sequence ATGCCGTCACGCGCTCACGCTGACGGGGCAATGCCCCTTGACGTCTATCAATCAGAAACAGCAGACCAATCGGTGCGGGCCGATTGGAGCGCCTATGCCACGGCATATGATCTGCTGTCTGAACACAATCCAGAGTATCAGGCGATCCTTGCATCGTTCGATACATTCCTCGCCTCAATTGAAACGCCAAAGCTGATTTATGACATTGGCGGGGGCACGGGAAATTACACCGAAAGGGCGGCGATTGCCTGCCCCGACGCCGAAATACATCTGGCCGAACCCGATCCCGGCATGATTGCCGCGGCAAAAGCCAAAATGTCGGCGCATCCAAATATCACCTACGACAATGTCGCGCTCGAAAGTTATTCGCCATCCCATCAGGCGGACCTGATCGTTTGCGTTCACGCGATCTACGCGATGCCAAATCCGCAACAGCGCCTGAAGGATCTGCGCCGATTGCTCCGGCCCGGCGGTTGGCTGTTCCTTGTGGACCTGGGGCGCGACATGGATGTGGCCGATTGGCGCCGCTACCTGTTTCGCAGCATCAAGGCCAAGCACGGCTTGTTGGGCGCTTTGCGGATTTTCTGGCAAGGGCGCGAAATCGCCAAGCAGAATTCCGCGATCTACGACGCGCAACAAAAGGGTGTCTACTGGACCCATAGTGCGGAAGAACTCGCGTCGGCTGTCACGGCGGCGGGGTTTGAAATCCACCGCGAAGACACGGTGTATCGCGGCTACAGCGACCTTTTGGTGTGCCGGGCACCGGTAGGCACGGGCGAGGATGACCATGAATAA